CTCGCAGCGCATATCGCTGCTGGCAAATTGCGTGGGGGGGCAGGCTCTCCTCACGTGGCTGGCTGGATTCCTGCTGTTTCCGGCCACGATCGCGTGGGCGCAGGGCAGCAGCTACCCTGTGAGCATCAGGGACTGGTCAGTGGCGGCGGGCTTCAGCGCGGCGACGTTGCTGGGCAGGACAGCACAGCCCCGCTCGATCCTATCTGCTTTGAGGCGCCTTCCCGTTACGCTTGATGCAGCCATCACGTCGCTCGTCGCTGTCTTCGTACTGACCGCTACCTCGATGTTTGCCTCGGTCGACGATCCCGTCAACAACCAGCCTTTCACGACGTGGTTCGATCCCGGCTACATCGTCACCCATCCGCTCACTTCATTAAGCTACTTTTCCCAGTTTATTGTCATGGGGGCGCTGGTCATCGGCTTTTACTGGTGTTGCAGACACGTGCTGATCCGCTGGGTTCTTCGCAATCGCGGCTGGGCTGAATTTCTATTTGCCAGCCTGGCTTTCTGGATCCTTTACACACCGATCGCGTCAAGCCTTGTCCTGCTTCTGCCACTGAACGGGCCGGACTGGAGCCTCCTGCCATCGGAAAATCATAATCCTTTCGACCCGCTCAATTACGCGCTCTGTGCTGCAATCTGGGTCGCCCTTATCCCGTTGATCCTGGTCAGCGAGCGGCTGTTGGCTGAGCGGGCGGTAGCAATCGGGCGCCATGATCAGGTGCGGGCCGAGCTGCACATGCTTCATCAGCAGATCAATCCGCACTTCCTGTTCAATGCGCTCAACACGCTCTACGCCTTGGCCCTGCGCGATCGTGAAACCAGCGCCGGGGCGATCGTCAAGCTTTCGGACCTGCTGCGTTACGCGGTTTATCAAGGCGACCGGGAACAGGTCGGGCTGGATGAAGAGATCGCCTATCTTCGCAACTACATCGACCTCCAGTTGCTCCGCTTCGGCCAGCGGTGCCGCGTTACCTCTCGCTGGCCTCAAGATCCCGATCGCTATTGCATCCCCCCCATGCTGCTCATCATGCTGGTCGAGAACGCTTTCAAACATGGAGTTGAACCGTGCGATGGCGAAAGCCATGTCGAGATTGCCATGACGTTGAGCGATGCTTCCATGTATTTTACCTGCCGCAACAGTTTGCCTGCGCCGGGCTTTGCGACAGGCGGCGCGGGTGTGGGCCTTGCTAATCTTCGCCGCCGTCTTGAGCTTCTGATCGGCACTGGCTTTTCTCTCTCGAGCGTCAGCGACGGTGACAGCTGGCAGGCTGAGCTGATCATGGAATTGCGCCCATGCTGAACGTGCTGATCGTGGACGATGAACCTCTCGCGCACGATGTGCTGCTTCATCATTGCGCCGCGCATCCTGACGTGCGCATCGTGGGACAGTGCTTCAATGCCGCCGAAGCGTTGGCAGCCATTTCTGCCTGCAAGGTCGATCTGCTCTTGCTCGACATTCAGATGCCCCGGTTCGGAGGACTGGACCTGCTTCGCGGGCTTGAAACGCCGCCATTGGCGATCATCGTCAGCGCACACCGCGACCATGCCCTCGACGGCTACGATCTCGATGTCATTGATTATCTCCTGAAACCGGTAAGCGCTGAACGTCTGGGAGCAGCACTCGGGAAGGCGCGTCGCAGGCTCCATGCAGATCCATCGGCGGCTGAACGCGACATCGTTCTGAAGGTCGATCGCGCCTTTCGTCGTTTTCGTCTCGCGGAGATTACCTGCTTCGAGGCCGAGGGTAACTTCACGAGAGTCTGGAGCAATGGGCAAAGCGCCCTTGCTACAATTACGCTTCGGAAGCTTGAAGAAACGCTGCCTGACGACGCATTCGTGCGGCTGCACAAGTCCTACATCGTCAATGTGGATGCGATCGCCGAGCTGCGGTCGGGTGCCGTGAGCCTCGCAAACGGAATCAGAATATCGATCGGCCGCAGCTATCGGGGCCCCGGATCCCGCACGCTGCAGCGCCTGAAACAGACGCATTTGAAGCGCTGAACACATTACGCCCCTCGCGCCGCGATCAAACCGGATTCAGGATTAGCGGCCGGGGAGTGAACTGTAACAGCGATAGGAACCGCCACGGCACGCGCATCCGGGCGAGCAGTGCAAGGCATTGGGTCAACAAGTCGCGACGCTAAACATTGGCACGGCTCTAAGCCGGAAGCCGCAGGGAAGTTTGAGACTTTTGGTCTCCAGCAGCTGAAATTCTCCTTTCGACCGCGACGCAGACACTCAACGCGGTCCGTCGTTTGAGCCATGAGTCGAGACGGTCCTGTGCATGCGGGAGTAATGCGCCGGGCCAATCCCGGTGTGCTTGCCGAAGCGTGTGCGAAAGGCGGCTTCGGAACTGAACCCGACCATGGCGGCAACGCGCTTCACGGACTCGCCGGATTCCAGCAGGGCGCGCGCGTGTGCGATACGCAGGTCTTCGAGGTAGTGCCCCGGTGGCATCCCGATCACGCTCTTAAACCGGCGGTTGAAGCTGCGCTCGCTCATGCCGCAAGTCTGCGCCATGTCGGCGACAGATGGCGGGTTCGCCAGCTGCGTCGGCAACCAGGCCAGCAGGTCGGCGAACAGGGCGTCCTGCCTCGATTGCAGGTCGGTGATCCCGCTGAACTGGGATTGGTGCCCAGGCCTGTGCGCATAGACGACAAGCTGCTTTGCCACCTCGCCGGACAGAGTCGGCCCATGGTCGGCCCTGACCATCGCGAGCGCCATATCGATGCCAGTCGTAACGCCTGCTGAAGTCCACTGCGAACCGTCGGCCACGTAAAGGGCTTCGTTTTCGACGGTGAGCTCCGGGTGCCTGCGCCGCAAGGGATCGACTGCTCGCCAATGCGTGGCGATGCGCTTGCCTTGTGAGACGCCTGCCGCCGCAAGAACAAAGGCTCCGGTGCAGATCGAACCATAGCGATCAGCCTCAGCCGCGCAGACGCGCAACAGCGCGGCAAGATCAGCATCGCGCATGGCGACGCGGAGGGCCTCCCCGTAAGCGCCCACCACCAGAACCGTATCGCCTCGGCCAACCTTTAGCCGGGCGAAGGGTTCGGCAGCCAGCGTGACGGCGCTGGAGCACGTAACCTTCTCGGCACTGGCGCAGACCTTCGTTTCGTATCGCGCGTCCGGAGAAAGCGCCGTTGCTGTCGCGAAAACCGACATAGGCCCCGCCAGATCGAGCAGTTCGAAGCCGTCATAGACGAGGAAAATGATGCGTCGCGCCATTGGCATAATATAGTCGATCATTGTCATATCTGCCAAACGCAATTGTGTCTAAACCGTCCTCCAGGAGACGCACCATGACATTGCATATCGGCTTTCTGATCTATCCTTACGTCACTCAGCTCGATGCAACTGGTCCGGCCCAGGTATTGAGCCAGCTCCCCGACGCGCGTATTCACATGGTAGCGAAGAGGAACGAACCGGTCGAAACTGATGCGGGCTTTGCGCTTATGCCGACCGGCACCTTCGATGATTGCCCGCAGCTAGATGTCATCTGCGTGCCCGGAGGCCCCGGCCAGCTCGCCGCGATGCAGGATGCGCCGACTCTTGCGTTTCTCCAGCGACAAGAGTGCGCGGCGCGCTACGTGACTTCCGTCTGCGGCGGCGCCTTGCTGCTTGGCGCGGCTGGGTTGCTCAAGGGATACAAATCGGCCTGCCACTGGGCCTTCATCGACCATCTGCCCCTGTTCGGTGCCGAGCCGGTGGCAGAGCGGATCGTACGCGATCGCAACCGCATATCGGGCGGTGGGGTCACGGCCGGGATCGATTTCGGTCTGGCACTCGCCGCCGAGATCGCCGGGGAAGACACGGCAAAGCGAATCCAGCTGTTTCTCGAATATGATCCCGCACCGCCCTTTGAGGCTGGCAGCCCGGCCAAGGCAGGTCCGGTTATCGAGGCCGAGGTGCGCGCCGCATTTGCAGCCATGGCTCCGCAGCAATAAGCGCGACCGGCACCCACGCACGGGCGTTGCGCTCAGGCGCTGTGCTCGTCCGCTCTGGAAGCCTCCAACATTTTCGCACTCCGGTCCGCCCAATTGAGCCAGGCCACCTCTCGCTCGATTCCGAATTGCAGACTGAGATAGATGCACAGCTTCCACGAGGGCATCTGATCGGGCGGTTCCGGATAGTATTCGCTCTCCACCTTCCTGAGAACAGCTAGGGCCTTTTCGTGAGCCGCGATCGAGAGCCTGAGCTGGCGAGACAGCTCATCAATGCGTTCACCGCCAGCGAAAAACTTGATCATCAACGGATCGTGCGTGCGCGGTGGCTGGGTTGGCGTAGCGAACCATGCGTTGAATTCGTCAATTCCCGCAGGCGTTATCGAATAGACCTTCTTATCGGGCCTCCCGGTCTGTTCGACCGTCCTGAATTCCACATGCCCGATCTTCGTCAGCGCGGCGAGCTCGCGATAGACCTGCTGGTGCGTGGCCTTCCAGAAAAAGCCGGCGACCAGATCGAATTCCTGCGTGACCTGATAGCCTGAGGAAGGCTCCCTGAGCAGGACGGCGAGGATGAGGTGGCGAAGCGACAAATTCGGGCTCCCTGGCAGATATGCCCGCTATTGCATAAGCCCGCGATGCTGGCTACCAGATATGCATCAAGTTGCATAAGGAAGAAGGTTGACCATGTCCAATTCCGCCTGGCGCTGGGCCGCACTTGCGGGCGGCGCCCTCGCTGCCTGTTTCAGCAACGGGATTACGGGGACCGTCTGGGGCGCATGGCTCGCCCCCGCACTGCTGCTCGCCTTTGTGATGACTACGCGGGCCTGGATCGGTGTGCTGGTCATGGCAGGTGTCTGGTCTGTCGCGGGCTACATCATGTTTCGCGGCGCTCTGCCTATGCCGGAAGCGGAATATATCGCGGTGAGCGTGATTGGGGGACTCCTGTCAGCCGTCCCCTATGCACTTCACCGTGTCGCGGCACCGCAACTCGACCGCTTCACGGGTACTCTGGTGTTCCCGACTGCCGCAACGGCGCTGACATTCATTGCAGCTTCCGGCACTCCGTTCGGCACCTGGGGCAATGAAGCCTATACCCAGCTCGACTTTGCGCCGCTTGCGCAGCTTGCATCGGTCATCGGCATATGGGGTATTACTTTCCTTATCGGCTGGTGCGCCAGCATCCTTGCAGCGCTGTTGACCAGCCCCTCACCCAGGCCGGCCCTTGCCCCCGTACTCTTCGCCCTCTGTCTGATCGGTGTGCTTGGATATGGTCTCTTGCGCCAGCAGATGTCGTTCGATGACGCACCCAAGGTTCGCGTAGCGGCGCTCAGCAACCCCGCCGACGTCACGGACAAATTCTTTGAAGGCTGCAACGACCGCGCGGATCTTGGCTGCCGCAGCCAGAAGGCACGCGGCCGCTGGGGCAAGTTGTTCGAACGTTCGCGCAAGGCTGCCAGGGAGGGGGCGAAGATCATCGTCTGGTACGAGTCGGCAGCGCAGTACGACAAACCGATCGAGGAAGAGTTCATCGCTGAAGCGAAGGCCTTCGCGAGGGATAATGGCGTCTATCTCATCATCGGCGCTGCCGTGGCACCGCAAGACCCGAATGCCCCGTTCGAAAACAAAGCCATGGCATTCACGCCTGAAGGCGGGTTGGCCTTTACCTACCACAAGGCCAAGCCAGTGCCGGGCGAACCGATCCGCGCCGGCGATGGTGTGATCCCTACGCTCGACACGCCACATGGGCGGGTCGGAGCTATGGTCTGTTTTGACGCCGACTTTCCGGAGCTTTCCCGCCAGGCCGCAGCCCGTGGCATCGATATTCTGGCCGTGCCGTCCAATGACTGGCCGGAGATCACCCCCCTCCATGGAGAGATGGTCCGTTTCCGCGCCATCGAAAGTGGCTTCTCGATCGTTCGCGCAACCAGCAACGGGCTGTCGATCATTACGGACCCGATTGGCCGGGCCCTCAAGCGCGTCAATTCCTTCGAGAACAGGGGGGGGCATCGCGATCGCCGATGTCCCTGCCCGGCAGGTTGCGACCCTCTACGGACAGGTTGATGATCTGTTTGCCGGTCTTTGCCTGCTGGCTACTGTTGTCCTGATCGCACTTGCGATGGCCAAGGCTCTGCTTCGCCGGAAGCGGATCCGGGCTTCAGGCGAGCAGGCGGCGGCCTGAGGACGCGTATCTCCGCCTAGTGCGAGACCAAGGTAGGGACCCTGTCACGTTCCCGCGTACATGTCGCACTGACGAGCGCCGCCCTGCTGGACCAGCCAGGACCCTGCGATCAATTTCGGCGATGAACTGCAAAGGAGCGGCGCGCCGCGGGCGCCGAGATCGCGACGTCCAGTATTCCGGATTTCAGGTGAGACCGCCATCGTGGTCCGGATGCTGGCGGTTGCTCCTTTGGATGGCATTAGCCCATTCGGCTCGCTCGGCGGATTGGGCAGGCTGGTGATCGGGTATCTCTGAAAGGCTTGCGAACCAGCTAACCCGACTCTCGATCCCGTGATGAGAGTCCGGCGGAAATCGCGAAGGTTCGTCAAAGGATCCGACCATGAACGAAATGGTGTCCGAGCTGACATCGTCATAAAACAGGGGTGTTCCGCACGCGGGGCAGAATCCTCGATCGACCTGCGACGAGCTGCGCCATGCTGCAGGGCTGCCCCGTGTCCACGACACTTCGGTCTTCGGCACACAGACCAGGGCAGCGAAAATGTTGCCGCTTGCCTTCTGGCACATCCGGCAGTGGCACAGATGCGCGGCTGCGGACCGGACCATGATCCGGTATCGTATCGCACCGCATTGGCAGCCTCCTGTAAAGGCGAAGCTGTTATGTGCCATAGCTCTGCTCCTGCACCTTGTCTGACTGGTTCCGCGCCGCCCGAATATGGCATGCTGACAATCGCCACCGGATTGCAGCTTGCCTCAAAACTTGCGATTTTCGCCTCAAGCCTGCGGCGCAACTCTGCAATCGCATCAATCTTGTTCCGCAGCATGCAAGGGGAACCGTCCGCGTAGCAGGGTTTGGCTCGCTTCAAAGGTGTCCAACGATAACCTGATCTCCCAGGCCAGTTCGTCCCGGCCACTGCCGATCACCAGCAGATCATCCAGAATCATCACTGCCTTCGCGGAAGTATGGCCGTTTAAAGTGCTGCGTCAGGATCCGGTCAAGCGCCAAGCCATAGCTGCATCCAGTGTGATCGCCAGATTCAACCGGTCCTCTTTTCGATTCGGTGCTCGAAAGCGGCGCTGCAGTGTGAAAAAGCAGGTCGGGCGGTGTAACCTAGAGGAGGAATGCGCCCGACCCGCGCCGTCAGGCCCTTGCGCTCCTGATCAGCAGCCGAAGTCTACAAGTCCTCTGACATGCATGCGCGTTACGCAATGTACTGGTTCACTGGGGCGCCTATGCCATCCACCCGCGCTACGTGATTCCTTTTGCAGTTGGCGGCTTCACCGATCTGCAGGCGGCCCGCAGCGCTGTTCTCGACATGTGCAACCGCTTTACCGGCGGCGGGTGCGTGGCTGCCGGGGAAGCGCGGGATGGTTTTGCTGTCTGGGTCCGCAACGAGGAAGGGCAGCTGTTCCTCGGTACGGGTGTTGATGAGGCCTCGGCGCTTGCGGACGGACGCAGCAGGTGTCAGCCGCAAATGCTGCTCCCATGCAAGAAGGTGCTGACGCGGCTCGCCGGCGACCTCCGAGTGTTTGGGCCGCGCGCAAAGGAATATGACTTCCGCCATTACGGTGCAGCCGCACTGCCCGACGGCAAGGTCGGATCGGACCGCACGGCCTGGGTTGCCTATAACATGGACACGCAGGTCGATGCGGACCGCTATGCCATTGAGGCTTGCCAGCGCGAGAATTCGGGCAGCCGGCCGTGCCAGATCGTAGGTCGCGGGCTCAGCACCCGGTTCCATGGCTATTCGGGCCTCGATGGCTCCAAGGGCATATTCACGCTTCTCGTGCGAGGATCAAATACGCTGATCGATCCGGAGAACCGGGAAACGGAAATGCTCGATGCGATCTGCAAGAGCAGGGGCACATATTGCAAGGTAATCGGTGCGCTGGGTACTAGTGACGAGGGGGAAGGGAGGCAGGCTGGCGTCACGACGCTGAAATGGCCTCTAGATTGAACAGTGCCGACGATAACTGACGCAGGTCGAAGCCGGCAGAGCTCAATCCGGTAGTCGGTCGTTCCCGCATGACGGCAGCAGCAATCTCAGCATGGCTACGAGGCGCGGCTGGCCTGTGACACTGTCCGTTCGGGCTTCAAAAAAGCCAGTCGCGCGCAAATCGGAATAGCCGTGAACCATGGACCACAGGGCTGTTCCGAGAGTTTCTATATCGGTTACATCTGGAGCGCTACTTGTCTTGCGAGAGGATAGAGCCCCCAAGAAGTCCTTATAGGCTTTCTCGCAGACAGTGAGGAGTTTAGCATCCTCCCAGTCGATGAGGTCCTTGCGCCACAGGAGGCTGTACCGCCAGGGGTACACCTGCGAGAAATTGAACAGCGACGTGAGATAAGCGCTGGCGCGGTCGTGGTGCATAACGTGCTGACGCTCCACCTCGGCAAGGTACTGGCCGAAGATCGCGGTAGCCAATTCGGTCAGGAGGTCCCGTCGATCCCTGAAGTGGTTCGCCGGAGCGGCATGCGACACTCCCGATGCTCGCGCAACAGCGCGGATGGTCACGCCATCCGGACCTGCCTCGTCAAGGATCGCCAGTGCATTCTGTAGGAGGGAATCCTTTAAGGAGGTCTGGCGTGCCTGAGGAGCGAGATGTCCGTTCATCGCAAGCTTATTGACAGTGTCAATGCGGCTTGTAAATTGACACTGTCAATAGATGCTCTGAGGAATGGTGTGATTTCGACTCTCTCTATCCGCCGCGTCATGCTTACCGTCGCGGTATCTGTCCTCGGTGTTCTCGTGCCTTACCTCGAGTACAGTCCGACCCACATCTTCAACCCCGACTGGCCCGGGCACGCGAAGTTGCATGATGTCTGGCAATTGCTGACGAACTCGGCATTCGCCGCCGCCGCAGTCTTCATGGCTTGGACCCGACAGGACCTTCGCCTTGCGGCAAGACTTGGTCTGGTGGCGCCGGTGGCATTTCTGGTCTCGTATTTCACAATGGATCTTTACGGCGGGTCGATGGTGAACAGCGATGGAACCGAGCATCGCTTTGGATCGGTTAACGCTTCTCTGGTGATGATGCTGATGGTCAGCGCAGTGCTCAGCTATCTCGCGATCGCCGACGGTAACGCGGCAGAGCGGGGCAGAGAAAGGTGAGCGGCTCCCCGCATCCGCTCCGGCTGCGGGCGCCCAGTGTGGTGCTGCCCCGCTTTCTCACGGATGCTGCGCCTCCCTTTACATCTCTCGAGCCATCGCAATATGTCGGCGACGATGCGGGGGGTGAGACCGGAATGGTGTTGCCCTTTGCTCAAGCTGGCGCGATCTGGCCCCGGCTGCGGTGCGTGGTTATTGCGGAAACGCTGCCACTATTCCGTGACGCACTTGCCCAGCTCGCCCGATCGCAGAGCCCTGGTGCCATAATTGTCCGGGCCGGTTCGGTCGCCGAGATACTGGAGCTTGCCTCCGACGGTGTTGCGCCGGACCTTTTTCTCATCGATCTCGCCTTGCCGGGTTTGGATATTTGCATGGCGCTTCCCGAGCTGCGCAGGCAGCATCGCAAGGCGGCGATCGTCACGCTCTCGACCGAAGA
This DNA window, taken from Porphyrobacter sp. ULC335, encodes the following:
- a CDS encoding TetR/AcrR family transcriptional regulator, which gives rise to MNGHLAPQARQTSLKDSLLQNALAILDEAGPDGVTIRAVARASGVSHAAPANHFRDRRDLLTELATAIFGQYLAEVERQHVMHHDRASAYLTSLFNFSQVYPWRYSLLWRKDLIDWEDAKLLTVCEKAYKDFLGALSSRKTSSAPDVTDIETLGTALWSMVHGYSDLRATGFFEARTDSVTGQPRLVAMLRLLLPSCGNDRLPD
- a CDS encoding DUF6640 family protein; this encodes MISTLSIRRVMLTVAVSVLGVLVPYLEYSPTHIFNPDWPGHAKLHDVWQLLTNSAFAAAAVFMAWTRQDLRLAARLGLVAPVAFLVSYFTMDLYGGSMVNSDGTEHRFGSVNASLVMMLMVSAVLSYLAIADGNAAERGRER
- a CDS encoding GFA family protein, translated to MAHNSFAFTGGCQCGAIRYRIMVRSAAAHLCHCRMCQKASGNIFAALVCVPKTEVSWTRGSPAAWRSSSQVDRGFCPACGTPLFYDDVSSDTISFMVGSFDEPSRFPPDSHHGIESRVSWFASLSEIPDHQPAQSAERAEWANAIQRSNRQHPDHDGGLT
- a CDS encoding sensor histidine kinase gives rise to the protein MIGQRLLCTASRCWRFPCRCSQRISLLANCVGGQALLTWLAGFLLFPATIAWAQGSSYPVSIRDWSVAAGFSAATLLGRTAQPRSILSALRRLPVTLDAAITSLVAVFVLTATSMFASVDDPVNNQPFTTWFDPGYIVTHPLTSLSYFSQFIVMGALVIGFYWCCRHVLIRWVLRNRGWAEFLFASLAFWILYTPIASSLVLLLPLNGPDWSLLPSENHNPFDPLNYALCAAIWVALIPLILVSERLLAERAVAIGRHDQVRAELHMLHQQINPHFLFNALNTLYALALRDRETSAGAIVKLSDLLRYAVYQGDREQVGLDEEIAYLRNYIDLQLLRFGQRCRVTSRWPQDPDRYCIPPMLLIMLVENAFKHGVEPCDGESHVEIAMTLSDASMYFTCRNSLPAPGFATGGAGVGLANLRRRLELLIGTGFSLSSVSDGDSWQAELIMELRPC
- a CDS encoding PadR family transcriptional regulator; this translates as MSLRHLILAVLLREPSSGYQVTQEFDLVAGFFWKATHQQVYRELAALTKIGHVEFRTVEQTGRPDKKVYSITPAGIDEFNAWFATPTQPPRTHDPLMIKFFAGGERIDELSRQLRLSIAAHEKALAVLRKVESEYYPEPPDQMPSWKLCIYLSLQFGIEREVAWLNWADRSAKMLEASRADEHSA
- a CDS encoding DJ-1/PfpI family protein, with product MTLHIGFLIYPYVTQLDATGPAQVLSQLPDARIHMVAKRNEPVETDAGFALMPTGTFDDCPQLDVICVPGGPGQLAAMQDAPTLAFLQRQECAARYVTSVCGGALLLGAAGLLKGYKSACHWAFIDHLPLFGAEPVAERIVRDRNRISGGGVTAGIDFGLALAAEIAGEDTAKRIQLFLEYDPAPPFEAGSPAKAGPVIEAEVRAAFAAMAPQQ
- a CDS encoding GlxA family transcriptional regulator, which produces MIDYIMPMARRIIFLVYDGFELLDLAGPMSVFATATALSPDARYETKVCASAEKVTCSSAVTLAAEPFARLKVGRGDTVLVVGAYGEALRVAMRDADLAALLRVCAAEADRYGSICTGAFVLAAAGVSQGKRIATHWRAVDPLRRRHPELTVENEALYVADGSQWTSAGVTTGIDMALAMVRADHGPTLSGEVAKQLVVYAHRPGHQSQFSGITDLQSRQDALFADLLAWLPTQLANPPSVADMAQTCGMSERSFNRRFKSVIGMPPGHYLEDLRIAHARALLESGESVKRVAAMVGFSSEAAFRTRFGKHTGIGPAHYSRMHRTVSTHGSNDGPR
- a CDS encoding LytR/AlgR family response regulator transcription factor, with product MLNVLIVDDEPLAHDVLLHHCAAHPDVRIVGQCFNAAEALAAISACKVDLLLLDIQMPRFGGLDLLRGLETPPLAIIVSAHRDHALDGYDLDVIDYLLKPVSAERLGAALGKARRRLHADPSAAERDIVLKVDRAFRRFRLAEITCFEAEGNFTRVWSNGQSALATITLRKLEETLPDDAFVRLHKSYIVNVDAIAELRSGAVSLANGIRISIGRSYRGPGSRTLQRLKQTHLKR
- a CDS encoding apolipoprotein N-acyltransferase, with the translated sequence MSNSAWRWAALAGGALAACFSNGITGTVWGAWLAPALLLAFVMTTRAWIGVLVMAGVWSVAGYIMFRGALPMPEAEYIAVSVIGGLLSAVPYALHRVAAPQLDRFTGTLVFPTAATALTFIAASGTPFGTWGNEAYTQLDFAPLAQLASVIGIWGITFLIGWCASILAALLTSPSPRPALAPVLFALCLIGVLGYGLLRQQMSFDDAPKVRVAALSNPADVTDKFFEGCNDRADLGCRSQKARGRWGKLFERSRKAAREGAKIIVWYESAAQYDKPIEEEFIAEAKAFARDNGVYLIIGAAVAPQDPNAPFENKAMAFTPEGGLAFTYHKAKPVPGEPIRAGDGVIPTLDTPHGRVGAMVCFDADFPELSRQAAARGIDILAVPSNDWPEITPLHGEMVRFRAIESGFSIVRATSNGLSIITDPIGRALKRVNSFENRGGHRDRRCPCPAGCDPLRTG